The Phragmites australis chromosome 1, lpPhrAust1.1, whole genome shotgun sequence genomic interval AGCGTTTggtttaaaataaattaaaatttgatcGGTCAAAAATTTTTACGGATGATTTGGTCGCTCGAGATTTGCGTAAAAATATTATAGAAATTTtaactaaataattttttaaaacataatCAAATTTCAACCTCAAACCAAATTAAGACTATATTTTTAAGACAACCAAAATTTAGCTTGACTACTTTAGCCTCTAACCAAACAGGCCCAATAATTGCCTTTTCCCCCTCTTTTCACGTGGCTCAGTAGAGGTGGCCGCAGCGATTTGGCGCGCCTCATCTCTTTTATTGCGCCCCGTATGCGTTCTCGGTTTTTCACcgcttctccctctctccttctcgCCACCTCCTACGAGACGTGGGCTCTGTTCGCTGCGGCGGGTCTCTCGCGCGCGCAACCACCTCAAAGCCCTAGCTGCCCTCGCGACTCGGCCGGCGCTCGGTTTGGGTCGTGCCCGTGGCAGCTTGGTTCTTTCGTCCAGGTGCGTCGGCTGTCGAATTCTCGCTTCTTCGTGGCCTGTCCGCTGTCGATATGTTGTTCCGGCCATTCGGTGTGGCGCTGGGTCGGCGAGGTCTGGGGGTTCACGACGATTTCTGTCTCAAATCTGCGTTTAGGTTCCTTGTGGGGTGCTTCTGTGTTCGTTCCATGCCGATTCTTGTTTGATCTGTAGAATTATTATTGTTGCGGGCCATATGTTCCCTGCAAAAGGAAGTAAACTTTTCGATTTCTGTTCTTGTTGTCGTGATTTGTGATTAGCAAACTCGCGCAAATCTCTTGGGCTTGATTGGAaaggatatattttttttaaaaaaaatagtggcGCTGCTTTATTTGAATACTAGTTTGTAGGGTATGCACTCCCCTTTGGCATGCAGCCTTTTGCCCCTTTTATGTTAGTCTTGTTCAGGGTGGAAAATTTAGTGATAGGAAGTATCACCTTTTAATTTGTTGGTTTGCTCTttttatcattgtcggttaaGGTTCTTTTTCTTGGATCCTTCGGCACAGGATGCCTGAATTCATTTGATTTGTGAACAGCTTTGCTTcaaatttatctttttgtttatttttgttaaGTTGATGACGAAAATAGAAGACCATTTCACGGATGATTTCACTCACTGTCGGTTTATTTAACTTCCTCGTTCGCTCAATTACTCATTTGACATACAACGATAGAACCTATAGCACCCTTGGTAGttattagaccatctccaatcgATTCCTGTCAGGGTCCAGAATCTTTTTACGAAAGGATTTTCGTTCATTTTAGGGTTTcaacggtttttcttcacggtttCCGTCACAAAGGAATTTCTAATGTCATTCCCATcaggacaggattctctctcatttcacttcacgaatcccttcgaaggaatgagaacagagaagaaaatcgagaagagaacgaaataaagggaatatggttgaaaATGGTCTTACCGAATAAAGTGAGCATTTATGTTTTCGTATATGGCAATTTCCTTGGCTATGTAATCCCTTTTAGGGTGTATGCATTTATATTTCTCTCATGCGAAAAGTAATGATTCAATAGTGTTCTTATCTTAAATTTTAGTGTAATCTTATATGGATTTTGTGCTACCGTACGGTCTAGAGTACATACTGTCACTATCGGGGTTTGAGTAGCTCAATTGTACTGGATAATCCATTGGTTAGTTCCTGATTAACTATCTTATAATATAAATACTTAATTTATGTTGAACTGCAAGCAATTCTTActtattttatgaatttagtGTAATCTTAGGGATGACATTTTTAATAACTTGTCAACATAGCATATATTAGAATCAATGATATAATGTTctagatataaaaaataatatacaaTATCACCCAAGAGTCATCTAGTGCTAAGGTGTAGTGGTGTACTGACTACTGAGTATATCAAAACCCTCATTAGAATTATTTTGAAGACTAATTTTCTATTTCTATAGTACCAAGCATTTActggaaaaaaattaatatatattaaattgaaaataaatatggttGATCAAGTATAACTAAATGGAGTCTCTAAGACTTCGGTATTCTTGTAATTAGCAATTACCTGGTTAGTATACAAAATATGGCTTCGATATTTGCTGCtttgttgagctattttttgtgTGCCTTTTAATTACTATATGTCACTGGGTCaggaagttagccaatttaacCCTTCATATTCACTACAAATAGATAATCAAGTAAATTTTTATACTTAATATGATCCATTATGTATTTTATATTGGAAATCTTATAAAGACTTCTATGTTTTTTAAGGACATTGTTGATATTGGCATTCTTCTATTGTTTGAAGTCAATTATACCTGTAGAGATCCTTGCTTTATTTGGTACCATTCGTAAACTTTGATATCTTTAATTTTAATTACTTAAAGCCCTATTTGGCAGCCTTTTCGTCTTACTACTGTACATTATGAGATGTATTCTTCCTTAATCATGATTTCTAATTATACACACATCTAAGATTTGTGGTTGTTTGCACCTGCTCAGTGCAGAGGCTAGAACCTTTTTTCAATTGGAATGAATCTTTCTTTATCTAAAAACACGAATCTAAGATTTATGCGGAAAATTTGGTCCAGAAAAAAGGAGATGGTTGCCCAAAATCGTAGCTCTTAAGCTAAGGTCTAGCTCCTAACTTGAATTTGGCATGTTCATCAACAAGCTGAACTTCATCATCTCCTCATTTGACATAATATATATGCTATTCATCTTTCCAACTTTAATATTGTCTGAAAATGGTACCAATAGACTTGCCAAGTTGATCATATTGATTTATTCTCATATTCTTATGTTTACTAGCATTAGTTTGCAATGTTCAATCACATTGATTTTTTTAGTACTAGCATTAGTTTGTTTTTTGATTTAtctgtggagagagagagagagagagagagagagagagagagagaggcataTTCATATGTTTTTGGAGATTACTGGAAATGGATTTGACTTTTTATTGAATTATAATGGACAAGCATCATTCTAGGATCTATCAATCATGGTAGAAATACATAGCTTATAATTTGACTAGATTCTCTGTTCGGGCAGGGTggtctccttttccttctttgtAACTTTTATCATTCTTGATGTTAACTGGCTAGTTGGAGATGTCATACTTCTAGTGTTTTTACTGCATGAGCTTAGTAATTGTGACTTACTGAATATTGCTTATTGACATGCAGGATTATTACAGTTTATTTGGCCTGAATGGCACAACTGGATATTTGCACCTAGAAACTGAGGCTAAGTTCAGAACTTCATCATACCCTTTCATACACAGAAAGTGGCGAGACATGGATCGTGATGATATATCTGGTTTCGTGAGTGGAGGTTGCTATGAGTCCTGACATTCTAACCCAATAGATGGTAGTAAAGCTATGGTATTCGGAAGGCAGGCAATTGGTTCTTTTCATTTTCTATATGGTTGGTGTTTGATGCTTCTCATTTGGAATGGACAGAAACTCTCGTAACCTTGGGTTTGGTGGTAGTATCAACTCCTTGAAGACTTCTTATTATTGGAGCACAGCTCAAAACACGACCGGGTACAAAGAAAATACATCCGACTCCCCATCGTATTCCACCTTCTCCATTTCCATCTCAAAAGCATTGAAAAGGAAGCGAGGTGCTATGGCTGGAGCGAAAGGTAATGGAAACCCTTTACTCACTTTGGGTTTAGGCTGCTCACCAAGTTCATCTGATACTAGCAAGCTAAGCTCTGGCACTGCTTGTGCAACATCTTCATCTTTGTTAAAAGAGATTGATGAGGAGTCATCAGTAGATCTTGGTCTGAACCTTGGGTTTTATATTGGTAATGATATTGCACACTGTCAGCAAAAATCCCATGATGGTGTTGAAAATGTGCTATTGGCAAACTCTCCTAAACTAGATCTTCAATTGAGTTTATCTACCGGTTCACCTGAATCAGCTGTCATTGATGCAAATATGATGTCACCAGATGGCTTGCAGATGTCAATGACCAACTCGTCCCCTGCCATTATAGGAGAAGGATCAGTATCCCATAATAGGATTTTTGAGCATTCTACTGTTTCATCATCACATGCTTCTGGAGCAACATATGTCTTTCCAATTCCAAAGATAACCAATGAAGTCAATGCCTCTACGGCTTCTCTAGTTATATCGTCAACTATATTTACAAGTGTGAAAAGCCAAGTTGCATGTACTTCTAAGGCAACTAGCCCCCAACAACGCAGCAATAACACTAAAAGCTGTCAATTCCCAGGATGTATGAAACGAGCAAGAGGAGCGTCAGGGCATTGCATAGCCCATGGTGGTGGTAGGCGTTGCCAGAAGCCTGGTTGTCAGAAGGGTGCTGAAGGGAGGACGATCTATTGCAAGGCCCACGGTGGAGGCAGGAGATGCCAATATCTTGGATGTACAAAGAGTGCTGAAGGGCGCACAGACCACTGCATAGCTCATGGTGGTGGTCGCCGCTGCAGTCATGAAGGTTGCTCCCGAGCTGCACGTGGGAAATCTGGCTTGTGCATCAAGCATGGTGGTGGCAAAAGGTGTCAGAAGGAGAATTGCACCAAAAGTGCAGAAGGTCATTCTGGCCTCTGCATCGCCCATGGTGGCGGAAGGCGTTGCCAATTTTTCGATTGCACAAAGGGTGCGCAGGGAAGCACAAAGTTCTGCAAGGCACATGGTGGAGGAAAGCGTTGCacattcttgggctgcaccAGAGGGGCTGAAGGTAGCACTGCATTTTGCAAGGGTCACGGTGGAGGCAAGCGCTGCTCGTTTCAGGGTGCTGGTGTGTGTCCAAAGAGTGTGCATGGTGGGACTCAATATTGTGTTGCGCATGGCGGTGGCAAGAGGTGTGCTATTTCTGGCTGCACCAAGAGCGCTAGAGGGCGGACAGAGTATTGTGTTCGTCATGGCGGTGGCAAGAGGTGCAAGTTTGAGGGCTGCTGCAAGAGTGCACAGGGGGGTACCGATTTCTGtaaggcacatggaggaggcaAACACTTCTCATGGGCCCAGGCGGACTCGAGCTTTGGTGATGGCACACAGCAATGCGATAAGTCTGCTCAGAGCAAGGCTGGTCTCTGTTCAGCTCATAGTGTTTTAGTCCAGGACTACTGTGTTCATGGTGGTGGTAGCTTAGGCCTTGCAATCGACCAGTTGGTGTTGGATGTCAAACCCAACGCGATGAAAGTTGCTGAAGTGAATAGGGGCGATGCGCACGAGAAAATGAACAACGATAACAAATATTTGTTGGGTATGGGTAGCTCTGTTCCAGATGGGGTTGTTCGTCCTCCTGTCCTGACTCCATCTATGACCGATCCGCTTCCGGAGGGCAGAGTTCATGGTGGCGGGCTATTGGCTTTACTTTCGTGGGGTGAAAGCTTGGAGAATGGTGCTTCTGGCACGAAGGCGTGGATGTAAAGAAAGTGGTTGCTTGTAGTTTTGATCAGTTTCCAGAGCTTGTCATATGACGGGATAAAGTCAGTCTTTCAGATTTATCCAATTGTTCTCCACTTTCTAGGGTTTGATAGACCTCCCCCGCTTATGTACTAAGAAAAATAAGGGGTAGCTCTTGGGGCATGCGCTTAACGTAGTGTCTTTTATTGTAATTATTATTATACTTATTATACTATCCTTGTTTTTTGGTTCAGATTATGTAATCTTCTACTTCCATGTTCTTGTTGGACTAGTATTGTTTTCAGCAATTTGTTCGCCTCAATATATTATGCTATTACGATGAAGTTACTTTCACATTATCCACCGAGAGAAGCTCATCAAGTGTAGATGGTCATTATGGAGTAAAACAGCATATTCCCATGTGATGTACCTCAAAATGGTAAGGAGCTATTCGAGATGGCCAACTACTGTGCTGCAGCGACAGAAGTGGTCGAGTGGAGTTTTTACTTTGATAAGTGAGACAAGTCCAACAAGCGTGGGGTTAAGAAGAAGATAgataaagccaaaaaaaatcttgtgtTCAAGGGTACCAACAGGTTCTGTGCCTGACGGGTTTGGGTTTGGGTGCGATTTTCTGCCCATAGGGCTAGCGGGACTGATTATGTAGTTTATCTCGGGAACTTTTATGTGGAAAATTTttccatattttccccactACCCAATTCCAGGACGTCTTCCTTCATTGGCCATCCCAACTCGACGCCTCCCGTCGACGCCCTCCGCCAGCTGACGCCTACCATCGACACTCGTCGTTTCCCAATGCCTGCTGTTATTTCCATAACATAGACCGAGCGAGGAGGGTCATCTGGGTGGCCACAACATGCTCCCAGATCCGGCCTTCTACCATGTAGCTTCAGCTCGCCGAAGCGGCCACGACACGACGCGACCATCTCCCGCTGGCTACCAGCTCTGGGACTCTAGGCTCGTTTCCTACTTGTCTTGGTTTTGGGGTCCCTTTGGTGTTTGTTTGATTCCAATCAGGGGATGTCTCATTCGAGGAGCGAATTAGCGGTTTGAAGGGTTATAGTGTCCAATTCGTGCACTGTGAGTGGATTCAGGTTGGGATGAAGGTGAGGATACAAGATTAGGAAAGGTAGCATCTTGTCGCCTACAACCTAGGGTTTTGCATCCTCCCTGGCGGTGCCAAGGAGTACACCAACAAAAAATTCACAATTTGATCCAAGTTATTTCATGGATCTGAGTGAGAATCAAACCCACGTTAGTATAAATCACATGGCTCTATTCTTGTGAGTCACATCAGTCCCAATTGAAGTCATGGCGAGTTATTCATCTGTGGCAACAGGTGCTTCAGCAAGAGGAAGGAACTCGACAATGGATAAGTCGGGAATCAACGGTGACAGATCGtccaaagtgaaatcaattgaTGAGTTGCTGCAAAATATAGATCTTCGagaagatgaagaggaggaTGTCGTCCTTGAAAAAAGATTTAGAGGAGATTGAGGCCAATGCACATTGGCTAGCCCTAGCTAGGGTTCATACATCCAAGAAGTTTATCCATGGTGCTCTGTTTGGCAATGTGAGATTTGCATGGAACtgtgcaaaggatgttgaattAAAGGCCATGGAAGACAATCTCTTCTCGATGCAATTTCACTTCCTTAGTGATTGGGAgtgtgatgcgcgtttgcccgatcttccaaaggtaatatgataagttgattagtggagtttcgacgttgatcgtaaggctttgtcacaaattcatcttcatttatcaaacaatattttgcaggagGTTTTGCAGGAGAAAACCGCTGCTGCTTTATAGCTAAAGCTGGAATCGATCTGCATGTCTAACGATCTAACCAGTAAAATGCATTTGAAAATGAAGTTGTTCACGCACAAATTACAGGAGGGTAGTTctgtgttgaatcatctttcggtCTTTAAGGAGATTGTTGCTGACCTACAAtctatggaggtaaaatatgatgataaGGATTTaagtcttattcttttgtgctcattacccagttcttttgcaaacttcagagataccatattatacagtcatgatacactaactttgaaagaagtttatgaggccttgcatgccaaggaaaagatgaaacaaATGGTGTCTACTGATGGCTCTACTTCCAATGGAGAATGTTTGATTGTACGTGGTaggaaaaaggagaagaattcgcataatagccaaagagataaaagttcGAATGGTTACAAGGGTCGTTCAAAGTCCAGAGGCAAAGAAAAAATTATGCAggtattgcaaaaaaaataatcatgacatatctgaatgttacaagttgaagaataaagaaaagaggaaaggtaaatctaatgaagaaggtgaagcatctgttgctgcttccgataatagttctgatggagagactctcgtagcttttgctggatgtgctaatagtggtgatgaatggattattgactcTGATGCGTCTTtccatatatacatacatagatattggttcaccacttataattctgTTCAAGATGCTGGTTCTGTTAGGATGGGTGATGACAACCCACGTCCAATTGTTGAAATtagatcaattatgataaagatgcatgatggcATTGTTAGAACCTTGACAGATGTGAGGCACATTCCAGGTATCAAAAGGAATCTTATATctttgagtactcttgataataaagggtatgattggtcaggtgaagatggtattttgaaggtgaaaaaagttaccttattgtaatgaaaggtgatttaaagtttgccaatttatatcatctctgAGGCACTACGATCACAAGTGATGCCActgtaagttcacattcattatcagattctgatgctactaatctttggcatatgcatcttgggcatatgagtgaacttggtttggaagaattgagcaagagaggtcttcttgatggacatagtatcggcaagctaaaattttgtgagcattgtatttttggcaagcttaagagggtgaaattcaacacttcggttcatacaacagaaggtattcttgattatgtACATTCTGATTTATGGGGACTATCTCGTAGGTCTTCACTAAGTGGTTctcgttatatgttaactattattgatgattactcgagaagagtttgaccttatttcttgaagcataaatcaaaagcatttaaagagtggaaggttatggttgaaagataaaccaaaaagaaggtaaagaagctTCACACTGATAATAGGATGGAATTCTATtctgatgaatttgattcatattgtaagtctaAAGTCATTGTGAGGCACTACACTGTTCCTGGGACTCCACAACAAAATAGTGTAACTGAGCGtatgaacagaactatcatCTCGAAGGCCcgttgcatgttgtctaatgcaggtatgcataggcgtttttgggctgaagccgtttccactgcttgctatcttattaattGATCACCCAACATTGccattgataaaaaaaaaactccaattgaggtatGATCTGGTTCTCCAGCTgattattcagaattgagagtttttgATTATCTTGTTTATGCTCACattgataatggtaaattgaaGCCTAGAGCCACTAAGtgcatctttcttggttataaatctgacgttaaaggttataaattgtAGAATTCTGCAACACAAAAGGTGGTGATTAGCAGGAATGTTGTCTTTAATGAATCTACTATGTTGCCAAATGCTACTGTTCAGAGTCAGCAGAGTTCTAGAGTGCAGGTGGAGtattttattaatgcagaaagtATATCAGATACCGTTGTCCAAGATACACCTAtttctgaaaatttatttattgatcatgattcATCTAGTGCTCCCCATTTTTCATCCGTTGTGTAGCCTACACAACATTCTATTGTAGTTGATAGGCCTAGAAGGCAAATTAATCTACCCAAGAGGTTAATTGAAGAGTGTAATATTGTTGCTTATGCTCTAagttgtgcagaagaagttgaagttAATGTAGAACCTTCTAATTACAATGAGGATGTCTTCTCCCCTATTGTGAAACATAGTTCTATTCGTactttactcagtattgttgctatgcgtgattatgaacttgagcaattagatgttaaaactgcatttttaCATGGGAagttagatgaagatatttatatggatcaacctgaaggttttgttattcctggaaaagaagactttgtctgtaaattaaagaaatctttttatggtttgaagcagtCTCCTAGACAATGGTACAAAAGGTTTGACTCCTTTATActctctaatggttttaagtATTCTAATTATAATAGAtgtgtctatttgaagactgttaatgattcagctatttatttatttttctatgtcgatgatatgttgattgctgcaaaggataaatcagaaatagccaaattgaaatcacagttgagtaatgaatttgagatgaatgatttagttgcagcaaaaaaaaaattcttggtATGGAGATTATTAGAGATAGGAAAGCTgataagttatatcttagtcagcaaagttatattgagaaggtccttCGTCGTTTCAATATGTATGATGCAAAACCAGTGAGTACTCCATTAGCTGCTCATTTCAAGTTATCTTCAGCACTATGTCCTGAGTCAGAGTATGATATTGAGTATATgtctagagttccatattcTAGTACAGTTGGTTCACTTATATATACCATTGTCTGTTCTTatcctgatttatctcatgcactaagtgttgttagtagattcatggcTAATCCTGGCAAAGAGCATTGGCAAGCTGTTCAGTGGATTTTCAGATATCTATGTggtacttctaatgcttgtttgtAGTTTGAGAAATTTGGAGATGGatttgttggttatgttgactcagattatgctggtgatttggataagaggaTATCTCTCACAGGTTATATTTTCATCGttggtggttgtgctgttagttggaaagcatgtttgcaggctactgttgctttatcaactactgaagctaaatatatggctatttctgaagcatgcaaagaagctGTTTGGCTAAGAGGTTTGTACAATGGGCTttatggagataattcttgCATTAATAAATTATGTGATAGTCAGAGTGCTATTTGTCTTACAAAGGATCAGAtgtttcatgaaagaacaaagcacattaatatgaggtatcattatattcgagatgtcattgctcaaggtgatattaaaatatgcaagataagcactcatgataatcctgctgatatgatgacaaagTCAGTTCCAgctactaaatttgagctatgctcaagtttagttggtgttacagtttgagtcCTACAGACTTTTTATgtcggtgatatttattattgaagggagtttattgatgattctttatttgctacaagatggaaTTCGTCTCAAGGTGAAGTTTGTTAGATTAtgatccgaattcttgttgggcCATACAAGGGACGTCTTCAGCCTATATTCTggaacagtccgtattagactcGAGTCATATGTGTCCAcctctataaatatatcttgtaagctgcaatGAGAGCTGGGAGGCTCATTGTAATCCACTGCATTAtacacatccctgatatagtgaagatcatCGATTGGCGTCCGTGTTTTTTCCCGCAAGGATTTTCTacgtaaaaatcgtgtctcgtGTTCGATATTATCGTGCTTTATCCCTAACAGTGATCGATAGTGCAATATGTATATTGATTGTGTTGAATTAGAGAGTAATCGAGAGAGATTGGAGAGTAGAACTTGAGTATTGATTGAATTGATTGATTATTCATTGCATTTTAAATTGTACAATATATAAGTACATGCTCAACAGGTGCCGTTGGGAGACATACCTCCAGTTGTTGCAACTGATCAATTCGCAAGATTGGACAAGAGTTCCTATCAACAAACACATTAACTAAGATGCTTCACAAGGCTTACTGGCAGATGCTTATTCTGCAGCTAGAGGCTAAGCACATAAAAGCTCTCCATTCTCATAGTCATCTAATGCTCCGTTTAAAACGAAGGAATGTAAAACAGAGAAATgacaaaaaatctagaaaatggATAAAGTGAAAAGTGAAAAACTATGTAATCTAAAATATAGGAATGAAAAGTTTGGCTTGTTGGAACGAGAGAAAACAACTGTTAGAGGAAGGGAGCGACGGTCCTACCCATGTTATCGAAATTGAACGCCATCGCATCACCACAGGCTGCAACGTTTGCCTGGGCTTACGCGAAGGAAGAAAAAACCAGAGGTGagagtagatttttttttccgttCTTGTGAAATCGCACTGTGGCTACAGTATTACAGAGGAAAGGGATTGTTCGGTTCCTATGTTCCAAATGCTCTGCTCGCCTTACTTTCCATTGTTTTGGTTTCCTTCATTTTTCCAATGACAATCCTTTGATCCAAACGGGGCTTAATATTTGTCATGTCGACATAGCTTACATTAATTTCGCACTAATCTCCGTTTTGAGCTTGTTTGAGTAATtttgagagagtttgagagagtaAGTAGTGTTCTTTGATTGATGGCTgtttacacatatatatatacatgtttaaaGGGCATGAACATGTCCATTCAATAGTGAATGGTTGCCCTTTGGATAATAACTGAAAAACAGTTATATTTGCTAATGACTTAATTGATCACATGCATAATTAAAGAAGTATCAGTTTGTAACACTCTCTCTTGATCAATTATCTTGTGTGTAAACTTCTTgttgaaaactcctctaaaaaccctgtgggaaaaatatgaggtGAAATAATATGCTATATATTGATataccattaaaactcctttaaacccaatggaaaaatataaggagaaaatgatatggtataTATCAGTTACTACCTCATTGTAAGTTCAAATGAGAAAACTCATTGATGAGCTTAGAGAGCAATGATTATGATCTTTAAACCATATTTAAAACCTCCGAAAATCATTTAGGAAAATGGGAGGAACAaagtagatattgcctcattaaaaaccttatatgagaaaccataaaggaaaaactcataaaggaaaagagtgcaatagaACAGGTTATTTATTCAGGGATCAATCTCCCCCTTAACCTTACAAATCCTGTAGTCATCGCATACCAATTCCATTAACATAATTTTGGAATGTAGAAGTCGGTAAGGACTTGGTGAACAAATCAGCGAGGTTATCACATGATTTGacttgcaagatttctattttcccattattttgtaattcattaggatagaacattttaggagcaatatgtttagttatattgctctttatgtaacctgtttgcatttaagcaatgcatgcagaattatcttcatagataattgttggtgattgaatagaaccaataccacatgattgttgtatgtgatTAATCATTCTGCGAAGTCATAAGTATtcacgtgatgcttcatataatgcgattatttcagaatgattagtgGATGTAACCACTAGAATCTGTTTTGAAGAC includes:
- the LOC133916061 gene encoding uncharacterized protein LOC133916061 isoform X2, translating into MAGAKGNGNPLLTLGLGCSPSSSDTSKLSSGTACATSSSLLKEIDEESSVDLGLNLGFYIGNDIAHCQQKSHDGVENVLLANSPKLDLQLSLSTGSPESAVIDANMMSPDGLQMSMTNSSPAIIGEGSVSHNRIFEHSTVSSSHASGATYVFPIPKITNEVNASTASLVISSTIFTSVKSQVACTSKATSPQQRSNNTKSCQFPGCMKRARGASGHCIAHGGGRRCQKPGCQKGAEGRTIYCKAHGGGRRCQYLGCTKSAEGRTDHCIAHGGGRRCSHEGCSRAARGKSGLCIKHGGGKRCQKENCTKSAEGHSGLCIAHGGGRRCQFFDCTKGAQGSTKFCKAHGGGKRCTFLGCTRGAEGSTAFCKGHGGGKRCSFQGAGVCPKSVHGGTQYCVAHGGGKRCAISGCTKSARGRTEYCVRHGGGKRCKFEGCCKSAQGGTDFCKAHGGGKHFSWAQADSSFGDGTQQCDKSAQSKAGLCSAHSVLVQDYCVHGGGSLGLAIDQLVLDVKPNAMKVAEVNRGDAHEKMNNDNKYLLGMGSSVPDGVVRPPVLTPSMTDPLPEGRVHGGGLLALLSWGESLENGASGTKAWM
- the LOC133916061 gene encoding probable WRKY transcription factor 19 isoform X3, which translates into the protein MDRNSRNLGFGGSINSLKTSYYWSTAQNTTGYKENTSDSPSYSTFSISISKALKRKRGAMAGAKGCMKRARGASGHCIAHGGGRRCQKPGCQKGAEGRTIYCKAHGGGRRCQYLGCTKSAEGRTDHCIAHGGGRRCSHEGCSRAARGKSGLCIKHGGGKRCQKENCTKSAEGHSGLCIAHGGGRRCQFFDCTKGAQGSTKFCKAHGGGKRCTFLGCTRGAEGSTAFCKGHGGGKRCSFQGAGVCPKSVHGGTQYCVAHGGGKRCAISGCTKSARGRTEYCVRHGGGKRCKFEGCCKSAQGGTDFCKAHGGGKHFSWAQADSSFGDGTQQCDKSAQSKAGLCSAHSVLVQDYCVHGGGSLGLAIDQLVLDVKPNAMKVAEVNRGDAHEKMNNDNKYLLGMGSSVPDGVVRPPVLTPSMTDPLPEGRVHGGGLLALLSWGESLENGASGTKAWM
- the LOC133916061 gene encoding uncharacterized protein LOC133916061 isoform X1, whose amino-acid sequence is MDRNSRNLGFGGSINSLKTSYYWSTAQNTTGYKENTSDSPSYSTFSISISKALKRKRGAMAGAKGNGNPLLTLGLGCSPSSSDTSKLSSGTACATSSSLLKEIDEESSVDLGLNLGFYIGNDIAHCQQKSHDGVENVLLANSPKLDLQLSLSTGSPESAVIDANMMSPDGLQMSMTNSSPAIIGEGSVSHNRIFEHSTVSSSHASGATYVFPIPKITNEVNASTASLVISSTIFTSVKSQVACTSKATSPQQRSNNTKSCQFPGCMKRARGASGHCIAHGGGRRCQKPGCQKGAEGRTIYCKAHGGGRRCQYLGCTKSAEGRTDHCIAHGGGRRCSHEGCSRAARGKSGLCIKHGGGKRCQKENCTKSAEGHSGLCIAHGGGRRCQFFDCTKGAQGSTKFCKAHGGGKRCTFLGCTRGAEGSTAFCKGHGGGKRCSFQGAGVCPKSVHGGTQYCVAHGGGKRCAISGCTKSARGRTEYCVRHGGGKRCKFEGCCKSAQGGTDFCKAHGGGKHFSWAQADSSFGDGTQQCDKSAQSKAGLCSAHSVLVQDYCVHGGGSLGLAIDQLVLDVKPNAMKVAEVNRGDAHEKMNNDNKYLLGMGSSVPDGVVRPPVLTPSMTDPLPEGRVHGGGLLALLSWGESLENGASGTKAWM